One window from the genome of Gadus morhua chromosome 16, gadMor3.0, whole genome shotgun sequence encodes:
- the serpine2 gene encoding glia-derived nexin, translated as MWACSVLFSLLLVTLGVSKGALSLAPTYGERGSDLGLRVFQQVARARPQENLVLSPHGVASILGMLLPGADGETRRQIFTALRYKKNGPYKMLKKLHKTLTARSNQGQVLIANALFSQRDFPMDQGFMATNKANFQCENGTVDFSNPQAAADRINGWVNNKTKGHIPSLVKPDMLDPALTRLLAVNSIYFKGMWKSRFQPGDTKMRSFSGGDGTAHKVPMMSQLSVYPIGQASTPQGLKYKVVELPYHGNTASMLIVLPTEEDTPLSEVIPHISTATVQSWAPLMHQRKVHLFIPKFTAEAEVDLKAPFSALGLTDMFADGKADFRHLSSEPVHVSAALQKAKIEVNEDGTKASAATTAILLARSSPPWVIIDRPFLFLVRHNPTGTILFAGQINQP; from the exons TGACCTGGGCCTGCGGGTCTTCCAGCAGGTGGCCCGTGCCCGGCCCCAAGAGAACTTGGTGCTCTCCCCCCACGGAGTGGCCTCCATCCTGGGCATGCTTCTCCCGGGAGCCGATGGAGAAACACGAAGACAGATCTTCACTGCCCTCCGCTATAAGAAAAATG GGCCTTACAAAATGTTGAAGAAACTCCACAAGACCCTGACTGCCCGGTCCAACCAGGGGCAGGTGCTCATCGCCAATGCCCTCTTCAGCCAGAGGGATTTCCCTATGGACCAGGGCTTCATGGCGACCAACAAGGCAAACTTCCAATGTGAAAACGGTACTGTGGACTTCAGCAACCCCCAGGCAGCCGCAGACCGGATCAACGGCTGGGTCAATAATAAGACCAAGG GTCACATCCCCAGCCTGGTAAAGCCAGACATGCTGGACCCGGCACTGACCCGCCTGCTAGCAGTCAACTCCATCTACTTCAAGGGGATGTGGAAGTCCCGCTTCCAGCCCGGGGACACCAAGATGAGGAGCTTCAGCGGGGGCGACGGCACCGCCCACAAGGTCCCCATGATGTCCCAGCTCTCCGTCTACCCTATCG GCCAGGCCAGCACGCCCCAGGGCCTAAAGTACAAGGTGGTGGAGCTTCCCTATCACGGCAACACAGCCTCCATGCTGATCGTCCTGCCCACGGAGGAGGACACGCCCCTCTCTGAGGTGATCCCCCACATCAGCACGGCCACGGTCCAAAGCTGGGCACCGCTCATGCACCAAAGGAAGGTCCACCTGTTCATCCCCAA GTTCACGGCAGAGGCAGAGGTGGATCTGAAGGCCCCGTTCTCAGCCCTTGGACTTACAGACATGTTTGCTGATGGCAAGGCTGACTTCAGACACCTCA GTTCTGagcctgtgcatgtgtctgcagcACTGCAGAAGGCTAAAATCGAGGTCAACGAGGATGGGACGAAGGCATCAGCTGCCACCA CTGCCATTTTGTTGGCGCGGTCCTCCCCTCCCTGGGTCATTATAGACAGACCTTTCCTCTTCTTGGTCCGACACAACCCAACCG GTACTATTCTCTTTGCAGGCCAGATAAACCAGCCGTGA